Part of the Saccharomyces paradoxus chromosome XI, complete sequence genome, TCGATTAAACTAACACAGGATCGTGATCAAGATAAACACGGACTAGTATTGTCCAATGGAATTGGTGACAACACCATCAATgactttgaaattgtttTCAAGTTCAGGGTTTCTCACAACCCCACTACTCAACTCACGGGTGATGGAATGTGTTTTGCCATTACGCCTGAGAATGGGTTTCTCACACAGGATTTAAAGTCGTCGTATGCGAAAAAGCAATACATGATGAATTCTCAGGGTGTCATAGGCGATGATACAGATCTCATGGGATTCCCGAAGAATTTACCTGGGCTATTTATTGTCTTGGACACGTATCGTAACCGGGGCCACGACCATAAGGAGGTGCCCTTTATAGACGTCTTTATAAATGTGGCCCCAGAAAGCGATTGCTACGACATCAACAGTGATGGCGAACTGAGTACATCGCTACGGCTCAACTCAAAAGGCCACATCAAACTTAAGAAAAAAGCCCTGTGGAATCAAGTCACGAAACTAAGAATAATATACCTTGAAAGTATAAGCTTCCTGAAGATTGATATTCAATACGCCAAAGAGGGCAACTACTGGATTGAGTTGTTCCAAACAACCGAAAACCTGTACTTACCCAAAAATATGAACACGGGACAGAGATACATCGGCTGTAGTGCATTAAACGGCCAATTAACCGAGACAGCGGAGCTGCTGGACGTATCCACTAGTGAATTTCATTGGAACGACAAGGACGAGTCCATCGAGGATACCTATGATTACGCAAAGGAGGCTGAGCTATTCTTGGAGCAGGAATTTGGCGAGATCCTCGACAGGGAACCCGATGAGTTCACCAAGTGGAAAATGATCAAAGCTCAACCAAACATCAAGACAGGGTCACAGCTAACTGAACAACGCGTTCCAAACAACCTTCACTCCCGATTGTTCAAAGCGGTGCTGACCCTCTGGCATTATAGTGAGATTTTGTTATTAATAATCGGCATTTATCTTATTTCTGTTTGCATAAgagttttccaaagaagattcaaaaaaattagataCAGAAAACGAAGGGCAGGCTCGCACTCTGTGGGGCTACTGCCCATGTAGCATTGCATAGGCACGcacatacatacatacacaAATAATACAATATAGGACGTTCATCTCAAGGGGCCAATTCATGGTCTTCTTGTAGTAGTGTTACTTGCGTTCGACGGCGGGAGAGTCCTTGACCGATCGAGTATACTCTGTGGTGGAATGGCCAGAACGCTGGAGTTCGTCTCAAGCGTTCTGTTAGAAAATATGGTGGGCCTGGTAGACTGTATTGAGTGGATATCCGAGAAAGTGGACGACTTCACTGATGAGGAACAAAATGACACTAAGGGAATAACACTTGCATTGTCatgctgctgctgctgctgctgtttCATTTTGTCTGTTGGTGGCTCATCCCATGCCACCCTATGATTtccttcatcatcagattcGCTCGACTGCAACGAATTTTGATCAATCATTGGTCGCAACGACGAGCTGATAGTCGTTCCGTCCGAGTCCAACTCAGTGCGTTTGGCTCTTGTGGGGCCAGCCCTAGTGCCGTGTCTTGGTTTACTGCTCGGGACCGATGCGTTGGTAGTTGTGGTGGTGTtgtttataatttttttcacccaAACTGaaagtttatttcttcttccctGGGATGTGTGATGATTGTTCGACATGCTAGGACTTTCCCTTGGCACTATGTGTGTTTGCTTTTACTGTTTTTTGATCCAACCataaacaattttttttttttcatttttttttttctttggtatTTAATTGTATGTAATGCTCGAACAGCAACATATATAATAGCTAGCAAACGATAGATGAAAGAATAgaataataacaaataaCTATATAAGGGTGGGAGAAGAAAAGTCACGCACAACTAGCGCAGAAAAATTACTAATTGGTTGAAACAGCCGCAGGCTTGGAGTTGGCTTGGTCCTCTCTTGCAGCCTTTAGCTTTTCAATAGTGGCATTGCCCAGATCCAACCCGGTGGATACGATGGCTTTAGGGACACTTTCGGACTTGCTTAAGTTGTTTTCGTACACAGTGGTGAAACGTTGGTAGGTCTCGTTCAGCTTAGACTTGGTTGGATCGATGTACACGGACTGCAACTTATCAGTGGTGGGCTTCACTATAGCGTCATACTTCTCTTTGGCCAGGTCCTTGGTTGGGTCGATGTAGTTAGACTTGACCTTGGACTGGATCTCCTGCGACATACCTCTGGTCGTTGAAGACAACTCTGCCACGTGGggcaaagaagaagtgTCTGTGACCTTGTTCTCTTCACCGGAGGAGCCGATTTCCTTCGATGCGTTAGAGCCTTGCAAATGTAATGGCTTGATTAGGAACTCCCTCAACAAAGTATTAGAAATGTTGGCGACGTAGTCGACAAAGAACCACACCAGCCAGATCCCTGGCGTGTTGGAGTGTGATTTCCAATTGTACAACAAGCCGTCGACACCCTCCTTGAATACCAAGAGGTTGATTAACTCATCCAACTTGAAGGCTCCCTCCTTCCCGGCAGCAACAACTTGCTTCACCAGACGAGGAGAGCCGGATGATTCGGAAACCCACTGGTTCACAGATCCCAAAACAACGAGgttgaaagaaatcaaCCTCTCCACGGGTGGTAGAGATTCTGCATATTTGAGAAACTTGGATAGAGCTGGGTATCTTTGCAGATGCGACCAGGTTGCTTGTGGCAATTCCACAGATGGTTTAGAAGGTGAAATAGATGATTCAGACATAATTTGCACTACGGTTCTGGAGAGTGAGTGATGGTTATTGATCACCGATACATTCCGTTATCTATCCTTTTATAACCCTTGTTGCTAGATTATTAAATCCGAAAGAATACGATCATCCCCCACGGCGGAAAAATCCAAGctatttatattattattgtcaCCATCTACATCTACTTACAGACGCTCTAACATATATTTCAGCATAgacatttatatattcattatacatctatatatgtataaataTGTGTATAAATATGTGCATGCGGATAAGAAAATTCTAGAAGAAGTGGGGCCGGATCATGACTGTTTGCATTCAGGGGCCTGTTCTGGTTTGCCAGCAAAATCATCCTGTTCTTCAGCAGATTCCCCATCGTCGTCCTCCACGTCGTGATCATCACCATCGTCATCTTCGTCGTCTTCGTccacttcttcttcctcctcctcaAACTCGAATTCCAAGGCTGCGCCAGTAAACCAGTCCACGGCTCTAGGAATTAGCTTGTCTTTGAGTTGCTCACCAATAGAATAGTCTAAAGCTAGACGTTCTTCGAGGTCTTCCTCTAGCTCCTCGTCTTGGTCTTCGTTTTGGATCTTTGGAGGGtcgaagaagttgaaaaaggaCTCTATAGGGGTGATCTTCTCGATGGTCCTCACCTGCTTGGTGGtcttgtttctttgtttgCGCATTTCGAGGTCCACGGTGACGTTGTGGGTGTTGTCCTTCCAGCTGATCTCGCAACCTTCTGCATGGTCGTAGATAAAGTCACCCGAGTAGCCCAGCTCCTTCTGGTAGAAGTAGGTCTTGCACAGAGTGTCGTTGGTAAAGAATGGGTTGGCGGAAGAATCAAATTTGAACGACAGCTTGAAACCGGGTCTACCGTCCGTCAAGTATTCCAGGCCAATCTCTTGCAGATATTCCAGGACTTCCGCATCACGGTCAGTGATCGTGTCGCAAACGATGGGCAAGTTCTCCAACGCGGTCAGCCAGA contains:
- a CDS encoding uncharacterized protein (similar to YKR045C), with amino-acid sequence MSNNHHTSQGRRNKLSVWVKKIINNTTTTTNASVPSSKPRHGTRAGPTRAKRTELDSDGTTISSSLRPMIDQNSLQSSESDDEGNHRVAWDEPPTDKMKQQQQQQHDNASVIPLVSFCSSSVKSSTFSDIHSIQSTRPTIFSNRTLETNSSVLAIPPQSILDRSRTLPPSNASNTTTRRP
- the UIP5 gene encoding Uip5p (similar to YKR044W) — protein: MTRDVRAKKLAISLLILSLFLIFQIVAKIYLHNGDQYNTEANPFARRRSHVTRVPNHDASLSIPYLDKINQFWHVGGATQIRNAQSIKLTQDRDQDKHGLVLSNGIGDNTINDFEIVFKFRVSHNPTTQLTGDGMCFAITPENGFLTQDLKSSYAKKQYMMNSQGVIGDDTDLMGFPKNLPGLFIVLDTYRNRGHDHKEVPFIDVFINVAPESDCYDINSDGELSTSLRLNSKGHIKLKKKALWNQVTKLRIIYLESISFLKIDIQYAKEGNYWIELFQTTENLYLPKNMNTGQRYIGCSALNGQLTETAELLDVSTSEFHWNDKDESIEDTYDYAKEAELFLEQEFGEILDREPDEFTKWKMIKAQPNIKTGSQLTEQRVPNNLHSRLFKAVLTLWHYSEILLLIIGIYLISVCIRVFQRRFKKIRYRKRRAGSHSVGLLPM
- the NAP1 gene encoding histone chaperone NAP1 (Histone chaperone~similar to YKR048C) — encoded protein: MSDPIRTKPKSSMQIDNAPTPHNTPASVLNPSYLKNGNPVRAQAQEQDDKIGTINEEDILANQPLLLQSIQDRLGSLVGQDSGYVGGLPKNVKEKLLSLKTLQSELFEVEKEFQVEMFELENKFLQKYKPIWEQRSRIISGQEQPKPEQIAKGQEIVESLNETELLVDEEEDGQKDSEEDQVKGIPSFWLTALENLPIVCDTITDRDAEVLEYLQEIGLEYLTDGRPGFKLSFKFDSSANPFFTNDTLCKTYFYQKELGYSGDFIYDHAEGCEISWKDNTHNVTVDLEMRKQRNKTTKQVRTIEKITPIESFFNFFDPPKIQNEDQDEELEEDLEERLALDYSIGEQLKDKLIPRAVDWFTGAALEFEFEEEEEEVDEDDEDDDGDDHDVEDDDGESAEEQDDFAGKPEQAPECKQS
- the PLN1 gene encoding Pln1p (similar to YKR046C) → MSESSISPSKPSVELPQATWSHLQRYPALSKFLKYAESLPPVERLISFNLVVLGSVNQWVSESSGSPRLVKQVVAAGKEGAFKLDELINLLVFKEGVDGLLYNWKSHSNTPGIWLVWFFVDYVANISNTLLREFLIKPLHLQGSNASKEIGSSGEENKVTDTSSLPHVAELSSTTRGMSQEIQSKVKSNYIDPTKDLAKEKYDAIVKPTTDKLQSVYIDPTKSKLNETYQRFTTVYENNLSKSESVPKAIVSTGLDLGNATIEKLKAAREDQANSKPAAVSTN